TTAAGTTTGCCTGAATAGAAATTTAATGAAGCAAAACCCGACGCATTTGTTGGGTTTCGTACCTCAACCCAACCTACCCATTTTCTCTGTAATTCAACCCAAAGGAGGTTGTTAAAATGGAATCGATTAAATCAATTCTCTCTCGCATTATACAGCAAAATTCGGCAATTAAATCAGCCGTTGATTATGACAATTTCCTTACCGGAGAAGCAACTGTTATCACAGTGGAACCGCCAAAACAGCGACCTTATTGGTTTGGCAGAGTTGCCTTTAGGGGTTCCTATTGGAATGCTCGAACCTTATCCCCTACAACACTAGAAGAAGGGGATATCTGCGAAGTGATTGGCAACTCGAATATTACCCTGATTATTCAACCATTTTCTCAGCTTCAATCTGTGCAAGTCCAGAAATAGCCGACGGATTGGAAATAGGCTATTAGGTACGTTGTTGCGCTTTAGCGCTAAAGCGCAACAACGTACCTAAACGCGAAAGGGTTTAACTACGCATTCTTTGGGAATAAAATAAGGAAGTTGACTGTTGCGACACTGAAGACCTATCTCGAAGCTGAGAAAGCCACCAAGTTCTGAATGTTCGCCTGTTGGTTTTAGCTTTTCAACGATTACCCCGTTGTGCAGTTCGTAGCGGTGTTCTGAGTTTTCTGGATACCAGGCGATGAATTCGTTAAACGTGACTTTTTTAGGTATGGCTTGTGTCATG
This DNA window, taken from Argonema galeatum A003/A1, encodes the following:
- a CDS encoding NfeD family protein, with the protein product MESIKSILSRIIQQNSAIKSAVDYDNFLTGEATVITVEPPKQRPYWFGRVAFRGSYWNARTLSPTTLEEGDICEVIGNSNITLIIQPFSQLQSVQVQK
- a CDS encoding Uma2 family endonuclease → MTQAIPKKVTFNEFIAWYPENSEHRYELHNGVIVEKLKPTGEHSELGGFLSFEIGLQCRNSQLPYFIPKECVVKPFRV